GCATTTTTAATTGCTTCTTCAACAGTTTTTCCGGTAACCTCTATAATTTTCATAATACGCAGCCACCCCCTAAGCTTTACTAGGACTAGTGTTCTTCTTGCTTCCAATCCTCTTTATAACTAAAGTTTGTGCTATTTGAATCAAATTACTAACAACCCAATACAATACCAATGCAGATTTGAATCCCAAGCTCATAAATACCATAAACCCAGACATTCCTATATTCATAGTTTGTGTCTGTTTGGCCTGTTCACTATTATTTGAAGACATCATAAAATATGTAGATAAATAAGTAGTTATTCCAGATAAAATAGCAAGGAATATATCTCTTTTAGCTAAATCACTTATCCATAAAAAACTAACACCATTTATTCCAGATAAATTATTAAAAACATAGTAGAGGGCAATTAAAATAGGCCATTGAATAAGAAGTGGTAAACATCCGCTGAAAGGACTAGCACCTTTTTCCTTATATAATTTCATCATTTCCTGTTGAGCTCTTTGTGGATCTTTTTTATATTTTTCCTGCAACTTTTTAACTTCTGGCTGAATTTCATTCATTATAAGTGAAGACTTCAACTGTTTTACACCTAATGGAAGTATTATAATTCTAATTATTAAAGTCATTAAAATTATTGCTATACCATAAGATATATTTTGATTAGGTATAAGTGAAGTCACGTTACGATGTAAAAACTCAAAAAACTGAACAAAAGCATTATTTAGATATTGCAAAACTTTACTCCTCCTGAAATTTATTTAACTGGGTCATATCCACCCTTACAAAATGGATTGCACCTCAATATTCTCTTTATAGACATAAATCCACCTTTTATAATACCATGTTTTTGTAAAGCTTCCAATACATATTGTGAACAAGTAGGATAAAATCTGCAACAAGGTACCTTTAAAGGGGAAATGTATTTCCTA
This window of the Clostridium kluyveri DSM 555 genome carries:
- a CDS encoding membrane protein insertase YidC: MQYLNNAFVQFFEFLHRNVTSLIPNQNISYGIAIILMTLIIRIIILPLGVKQLKSSLIMNEIQPEVKKLQEKYKKDPQRAQQEMMKLYKEKGASPFSGCLPLLIQWPILIALYYVFNNLSGINGVSFLWISDLAKRDIFLAILSGITTYLSTYFMMSSNNSEQAKQTQTMNIGMSGFMVFMSLGFKSALVLYWVVSNLIQIAQTLVIKRIGSKKNTSPSKA
- the yidD gene encoding membrane protein insertion efficiency factor YidD, translated to MKKFLIFLIKVYRKYISPLKVPCCRFYPTCSQYVLEALQKHGIIKGGFMSIKRILRCNPFCKGGYDPVK